The window gaggtctttGATCTCCAAGGGAGAGGTAGATGAGCAAAGCCCTTTTGAGTTTCGTCTAATATACTTTTCTAACCCTAGAGAGTAGCACGGGAAGGCTATTTATTGTCCAAGATGAGATAGGGGTGGAAGAGAGGGACACATGACCACTTGGGTCGGGCTGCATGCAGGCAGGGGTTCAGACGTCTGGGTAGCAATCTTGACGTCCGGACTGAGGCCGGACTACCGGGCAGCTAGCCGGACTACCGGGCAGCTAGCCGAACTTCTGGGCACTGTGGCAGGGTTGTGGCTGGTCGGGTCATCAAAGAAGTTGCTCCTTGCTCCTCCTCCGCCATGATCTGGCCTTGTTCCTTGGCTTCTCCATGGTTGCTTCTTTGTACCTGTGTATGCACAGGGTCTCCGCTTCAGGTAGCAGTCATGTCTCGTATGAATGTAAAGGTAGTTCAAAGAGGAGCGAGCTAACCTCATTTTCGATGACGCGTGCACATGCTCCATCATAgatccacttggcacttggggtgttgctgtagagtccatggggatgtttGTGGGGTGCTCCGCACCATTTTTCATGCGATCAATTTTAATAGGGTTCTTTTTAGAGTCGGTTAAAAGGCAACGACTCTCCTCTCCTTCAGCCTTGGTCGGCACCATGGGATCCCCTCACCTCTATCTGCCGCTGCGGCAGCCAAAGGACGAGGAAACACTGGATATGAGTCTCCGGGCCTATGGCGAAGGTAGGAATAGTTGTCTGGTTTTTCTCCAATCGGCGAGAGTGAGATGATGGCGACGTCGTCAGTTTGGAACAAATTCTCCCCACTTCGTCCTTGTTTCGGTGGTGCTTTGTACCATTGGGAGGCGTGTGGAGAAAGTGGTCCTCACGAAGGCGGCGCTTCATTGTCGAGATGGTCTTCTGGGATCTGATCCACCTCGAATTCGTCCGGCGGGATGGAATCGAGGAAGCTCCGGTTGTCTCCTCGAAATGGTGAGGTTAGGGTTTCATGTGAAGCGTACGCACAGGCGGATTCTGGTGTCAAGTGTTTCAGATCAATTCGGAGGTTCAACGAAGGCAACTCCTTCTCCGGGACTCTGGTCTCTCGGGGCATGTGCACAACGACTTCCCGGCTATCATTGACAAGATCAGGCCAACTCCAATAGAGAAGCGACAACAACGacatgagctcgttctgttaaaaAAAACATCAGTTTCAGGAGGCAAAAAGTTGGAGTCAATTTCCAAGTTTAGAGTCAGTTTCCGTGCATGTTGAAGTTGGTCTTAGAGCTTATCGTGTACGTGCATATAGTGTGTATATAAGCACAAGGCTCGTCAAAGGCCTAGGACACGTACGCACGCGGCTACAAGTGTGTCCGACGGCTTCTGGATCAGCTCGACAGCCAACACATCCGGTTGACCATCGACCGAGAAGATGCCGTGCGAGCTGCCTCACGAGCTGATCGTGTGGGAGATCCTGGTCCGGCTGCCCGCCAAGTCGCTGCTGCGACTACGCTGCGTCTGCAAGGCCTGGCGCGACACCATCTCCGGCGCCGACCGATCCTTCTCTCAGGCGCACCTCCGCCGGCTTCGCCAGCGAGACAAGAAGCTCTGCAGCCTGCTGATCGCACCACGTATCAGAAGCGAAAAGATCAAAGGGAAGATCGCCACCCCGGGACTGTGCCTGTGGGAGGAGAGCCGGCAGGGCGTCGCGACCCTCTTGCACGACACCTCCTTGTTCCCGGCAGAGGAGGCCAAGACAAGACATGAGTTTGCCCACTGCGACGGGCTCGTGCTCCTGCCCGCCGAGGATGCCGTCCGCGTGCTCAACCCAGCCACAGGCCGAGTCCTCGAGCTGCCCTGGAGCCCCAACGGCGTTGCGTCGTGGCGGCACTTGGTAGCACCAGGACACCAAGCGTTGGGCTTCGGGCACGACCATGGCTCCAATGCCTACAAGGTTGCTCGCTTCTTCTACCGTCAAACACGTGTCATGGGTGGTATTGGGATGGAGGTGTTCACTATCAGAAAGGACAGCTACTGGCGTGAGACAGACGCACAACCTCCGTACCCATTTTTAGTAGGGAGGATTGCGACCTTCTTTAAGGGTTCCTTGATCTGGACAGTTGACCAGTACTCGCTTATCTATGAATATGGTCACTCGCTTTTACATGATCTTGCAGGTATGCCGTGCTTTGTCCGGTTTAGCCTCGAAGACGAGTCATTCAGCATCATGACGGGTCCTCCATGGTTTGAAGGGGGCGACTATTTGGAATCCAGATTAGCTGAGTTGAATGGTGAGCTAGCCATCCATCGTCTAGGGCCCAACTATGATTCGATTGAGATATGGATGTGCCATGATGCGGAAAGCAACAACCCGCCACGATGGGAGCAGCGCCATGCTTTTCACTTTGCGGGTTCTGTTCGTCTGATGGCCACATTGGATGATGAGATAGTGTACCAAGGCGGATCATCATATCTCTGGCGTCAAACTCGTGAAGGACATGATATTATGGTTTGCATGACTAACTTGAAGTATTATAGCCCCGACATGAGCACACTTGTTGAATACTCATGGGGGTTGGTGGAGGACTTTGATGTAGTCTTTTTCATTCCTACCCTAGTTCAAATCTAGATATCTTTCTTATTGCTAGCTATGTAAGTAATCAAGAAGGACCATCACTGGTATCTTAATCAAATATAGTTGTTTGCACAGGGTAGATTTTATATGAACTTTGACATGATTTCATAAGGGCTTGCATGATGGTGAACTTTAGTTAACTAGGTCACTCTAATAGTTTTTGCAAAGGGatgattagatttatgcccctagttgtgtcccagtcgtctgttttacccctaattcccaaaagtcaccggttctgtccaagtcactttgctccttttatgcttttgccctttgaccgtttgaccgtcagtttgaaaacttcataactaattcatactgaaCCAgataaatgcaaataagataccaaaatgtttagaaaaacatcacctatatgtcagtgtcatttgcattcatgaaaaaaagtGTTGAAAAGTGCACAttcgagttttagctcttttgctaccaccatgaatagtgaactctaaaaaaattcaaaaaaaatcaaaaaaaatatggtggcgaagaacaacaaatgttctaagtgcttgccaagtttcattagggaacgacattcgtagaagtcgtggcaaaaaaataatatattttggagtgctgattgtttttttgccgcggcacccacgaatgttattccctgatgaaacttggcatgcacttaaaacatttgtcattctttgccaccaattttttaatttttttgaacttttttagattttactattcatggtggtagcataagagctaaaactcggatgggcactttccaacacttttttcatgaatgcaaatgacactgacatataggtgatgttattCTGAACATTTTGCTATCTTTTGCATTTttatgatttagtatgaattagttatgaagttttcaaactgatggtcaaacggtcaaaggggagcaaagtgacttggacagaaccaatgacttttgggaattaggggtaaaacagacgagtgggacacaactaggggcataaatctaattatgccTTTTGCAAAAGTATTGTAAGTTATTTGTCAGGCACACGCTTCTGTTTGAGGCACACATACcacaaaccctaaaccctaaacctagAGGAGAAGAGGCACACATACACTTAATGGAAGATTGTgtattttgcttcttctttttcttacaATATAATGGATTTTAAATGTTATTGAATTGCTTGAGGTTTGAACATGAAATTATCAAGTACTGTATATCCATACGACATTCAAATTGAAATGGAGCTCATATGTACACACATaagagaaatactccctccgttcctaaatataaggcgtATTATTTTTCCTAAAAGTCAAACTTCTCTATCTTTAGATGTTATTGAATTGTTTGAGTTTGAACATCAAAATTTCAATTATATCCATATGACTTTCAAATTGAAAGGAGCTCATTTGTACAAACATAAGagaaacactacaagaaatatgtcagctagtgaccttctgtcagtgaccctggaagaattggtcatagatctatgaccatttgagaccaattggtcaaaagctgttcgaggggctccaaaccctaaaccattgcgaccattttggtcagaaaggtcgtaatttccttacacgaaatggtcataaagcaaatagtgctggtctgctgccttatttctagttgttaacgactaatatagatggtcatagccttgtagattgtggtgggttgtgatgactaggcgccatctcatcagttttgcctatgtgtcatcttcatgtgtcaatttttgccctaggttgtgaagcaacctatatttttgttattccgaaaatttccaaaaaattctcataagttgtttggatcatatcttcatcaaatatgtcaataaccttccttgcctagttcaaaaataactcaacaatattcattttcctattttgttcaaagcagcactttgtgaaggaagtaccattttggcatgtccaaatggtatccattttctacagtgctttcctctacccaaataacaatcctccaccaaatgccagctcaatccattcattattttgagaccagcttcaacattcgtatttatgtccagtgtggtactttgcaaagcaagtaccacctaggctcctccttttgagataaaaatttgtgaagacggtcttcttagtaactgattatCCTCAgagaaaactcacgcccattagccatgtgcatttcccgtaccgctaatcaaacacttggctgcttattcatgtttgagcatcaatcggtctcctcgtgagaatcttatgttatgattttcttcctagcacctacctagggagtgcccaacccactagacatgcctaggccgcccagaacacaaggcaacgccacggtcacgcggcgggcatgcgagtttacgcgctctagagttggggccctcgcccACCGTCCAAACCTTGATGTATCGCcagcaaaccatgtatttatgattaaataggtacttatgtaactagaaatcatttttggaaaaaataaatggcaaactatgaggcagctgtagttcaaatttgacccgcttccaactgaatcagcgggaatttgtctttttcaccagaggtggatcaaaacttttgacacccaaccattttgtcaattgtgcattaaatatgtcctagtattttataaaatttatttcgtccaattttacaacaaatatatggtaggtccttcacaaaaaaaactcattttaggcactcggaaaatggaaaatgaatcttccgtgcaaagaaaatgacaacttccttaggcaacattgtttgccattccaagatgcacccttgtgcacaatatgagattattttaacaaactatgacatgaatgtggccataagattgatcatttggcttgcatgatagctcattttttagaacattttttaaaataatttctgtattacaagtttattatttttccaggaaacttggtcacatataatgatacaatgcgaaggttttccaattttttgattttttttgaattttttatgcccgcttcaaaatgcggtcaaaacggcgggcttgaccgttcctagctagtggttgaatcttagaattttttttatgtttctattattaaatagatacttatgtacctagaaatgatttttggaaaaaataaagagcaaactatgaggcagctgtagttcaaatttgacccgcttccagctcaatcggcgggaatttgtctttttcaccagaggtggatcaaaactttttacacccaaccatttggtcaattgtgcattaaatatggcctagtattttagaaaaatgatttggtccaattttgcaagaattatttggtaggtccttcacaaaaaaaactcatttggggcactcgaaaaatggaaaatggctcttttgtgcaatgaaagtgaaaactcccttaggcaacattgtttagaattccaaaatgcacccttatgcataatatgagatcatttgaacaaattatgccatgaatgtggccataagattgatcatttggcttgaaagccatgaatcttcacgcatcacagctcattttttagaacactttttaaaatattttccgtattacaagtttattatttttcttggaaacttggtcacatataatgacacaatgcgaaggtttgccaattttttgatttttttgaattttttatgcccgtttcaaaatgcggtcaaaacggcgggcttgaccgttcctagctagtggttgaatcttagaaATTTTttatgtttctatgattaaatagatacttatatacctagaaatgatttttggaaaaaataaagagcaaactatgaggcagctgcagttcaaatttgacccgcttccaactgaatcggcgggaatttgtctttttcaccagaggtggatcaaaactttttacacacaACCatgttgtcaattgtgcattaaatatgtcctagtattttagaaaattgatttggtctaattttgcaaaaattatttggtaggtccttcacaaaaaacctcatttggggcactcaaaaaatggaaaatggctcttttgtgcaatgaaagtgaaaactcccttaggcaacattgtttggaattccaagatgcacccttgtgcacaatatgagattatttgaacaaactatgccatgaatgtggccataagattgatcatttggcttgaaagccatgaatcttcacgcatcacagctcatttttgagaatacttttttaaaataatttccgtattacaagtttatttttttgttggaaacttggtcacatataatgacacaatgggaAGGTTTTccagttttttgatttttttttgaattttttatgcccgtttcaaaatgcggtcaaaacggcgggcctgaccgttcctagctagtggttgaatcttggaatttttttgatgtttctatgattaaatagatacttatttacctagaaatgattttttgaaaaaataaagagcaaactatgaggtagctgcagttcaaatttgacccgcttccaactaaatcggcgggaatttgtctttttcaccagaggtggatcaaaactttttacacccaaccatttggtcaattgtgcattaaatatggcctagtattttagaaatttgatttggtccaattttgcaagaattatttggtaggtccttcacaaaaaaacttattttgggcactcgaaaaatggaaaatgaatttttcgtccaaagaaaatgaaaccttccttaggcaacattgtctgtcattccaagatgcacccttgtgcacagtataagatcatttgaacaaattatgtcatgaatgtggccataagattgagcatttgggttgaaagccatgcatcttcacaTTTGATAGCTCGTCTCTGagaatacttttttaaaataattgtcgtattacaagtttataatttttgctggtaacttggtcacatataatgacacaatgcgaaggttttctaactttatgttttttttttgaattttttatgcccgtttcaaaatgcggtcaaaacggcgggaatgaccgttcctagctagtggttgaatcttggaatttttttggtgtttctctgattaaatagatacttatgtacctagaaatgatttttggaaaaaataaagagcaaactatagggcagctgcagttcaaatttgacccgtttccaactgaatcggcggaaatttgtctttttcaccagaggtggataaaaacttttaacacttaaccatttggtcaattgtgcattaaatatgtcctagtattttagaaaattgatttggtccaattttgcaacaaatatattataggtccttcacaaaaaaacttattttgggcactcgaaaaatggaaaattatttttttgtgcaaaggaaataaaaactccctttgtcaatattgtttgcaaatccacaatgtaaacttgtgcaaaatatgatatcatttgaacaaatatttcaCAGGACTTTCACAAGAATACTCATTTTGAGCACTGGAAAATGGAATGAATTTTTTTATCTTGAATCGATCACGGCCAATTTATATGGTCATAAGGTCATCAAATGGTTTGCTGCGTTCTGACTGGACCATGAGCATATCATGCGGATCACACATCAACCACTGTCGGATGCTTCCGGATCCAACGGCCCAAACCCATCCGAGCTGAAGCCCTAGGTTAGTCCTCATGGACATTTTCCACGCACCCCCCGCCTCCAttctttctctccctccctcccccgcCTCCACCCCTAACCTCCCGAGCCCCTCTGCTCTCCCTCGCTCCAATCTGGTGGAGCCGCCGCCCCCAACCTCTCTCTCCGACTtcgatccgccgccgcctccaaccGCTCCCACCCCTCCCCGCCGTTCccacccaccgccgacctcctcagcCACCGCAGCCGACCTTGTCCCTCCCTCCCCTCACCATATCTCCCTCCCATATGCCCCAGATCGAGTCGACCACGCGCTAGGGTTCTGTCCCAAGGGCGCGGGGACGAACGCGGACGGCTGGCGCCCTCACACCATGGGCTCGAGGAGGCCGCcgccaggagatccgcctcgaggAGGCACCTCCTCCCTTCtgccgccgccccctccttcccCATCCTGCCGCTGCCTCCCCTTGTCTCCCAAGCCGACCATGCGCCAGCAGCGAAACAGACAGTAGCTTGGCCAAGATGGCGGCTGTGGCGAACGAAGGAGGGGA is drawn from Triticum dicoccoides isolate Atlit2015 ecotype Zavitan chromosome 4A, WEW_v2.0, whole genome shotgun sequence and contains these coding sequences:
- the LOC119284296 gene encoding F-box protein At1g52495-like, yielding MPCELPHELIVWEILVRLPAKSLLRLRCVCKAWRDTISGADRSFSQAHLRRLRQRDKKLCSLLIAPRIRSEKIKGKIATPGLCLWEESRQGVATLLHDTSLFPAEEAKTRHEFAHCDGLVLLPAEDAVRVLNPATGRVLELPWSPNGVASWRHLVAPGHQALGFGHDHGSNAYKVARFFYRQTRVMGGIGMEVFTIRKDSYWRETDAQPPYPFLVGRIATFFKGSLIWTVDQYSLIYEYGHSLLHDLAGMPCFVRFSLEDESFSIMTGPPWFEGGDYLESRLAELNGELAIHRLGPNYDSIEIWMCHDAESNNPPRWEQRHAFHFAGSVRLMATLDDEIVYQGGSSYLWRQTREGHDIMVCMTNLKYYSPDMSTLVEYSWGLVEDFDVVFFIPTLVQI